One region of Roseovarius faecimaris genomic DNA includes:
- a CDS encoding glutamine synthetase family protein — protein sequence MDLSSYHTLRVAACDLNGQMRGKRIPGSYAAKLDTGAVRMPLSALNVDVFGLDIEGSPLVFETGDADGVLRPTERGAMPIPWLDARQALVPMEMFHDDGTPFDGDPRLALKSVLARYAARGWTVQAATELEFTLIDDSGEALDAVMNPQTGRRLQSAAVLSLLHLDAFDPFFSALYDACEAMNIPAQTTTSESGVGQFEITLNHQDALKAADDTWLFKALIKGLARKFGFAATFMAKPFEEDAGNGMHMHFSVLDAAGKNVFDNGGEEGTETLHQAVAGCLAAMPASTLLFAPHANSYRRMVPGNHAPTSVCWAYENRTAAVRIPGGPYAARRIEHRVAGGDINPYLTFAGILGAAITGIEEGMSPPEPMQGNAYDLDLPQLAPDWENAIDRFEADPLMRAIFPEGLITNLVLTKRQELRLMADIPQEQHWKTYVNAV from the coding sequence ATGGACCTCTCCTCTTACCACACGCTGCGCGTGGCCGCCTGTGACCTCAACGGCCAGATGCGCGGCAAGCGTATCCCCGGCAGCTATGCCGCGAAACTCGACACCGGTGCCGTGCGCATGCCGCTTTCGGCGCTGAATGTGGATGTGTTCGGGCTTGATATCGAAGGCTCGCCCCTGGTGTTCGAGACCGGCGATGCCGATGGTGTGCTGCGCCCGACCGAGCGCGGGGCGATGCCGATCCCGTGGCTGGACGCGCGGCAGGCGCTGGTGCCGATGGAAATGTTCCATGACGACGGCACGCCGTTTGACGGCGATCCGCGGCTGGCGCTGAAATCGGTGCTGGCGCGCTATGCGGCGCGCGGCTGGACGGTGCAGGCCGCAACCGAGCTGGAGTTCACCCTGATCGACGACAGCGGAGAGGCGCTGGATGCGGTGATGAACCCGCAGACCGGTCGTCGGCTGCAATCCGCCGCAGTGCTTTCGCTGCTGCATCTCGACGCGTTCGACCCGTTCTTTTCGGCGCTTTACGACGCCTGCGAAGCGATGAACATTCCCGCGCAGACCACCACTTCGGAGAGCGGCGTCGGCCAGTTCGAGATCACGCTCAACCATCAGGACGCGCTCAAGGCCGCTGACGATACCTGGCTGTTCAAGGCGCTGATCAAGGGGCTGGCGCGCAAGTTCGGCTTTGCCGCGACCTTCATGGCCAAACCGTTCGAAGAAGATGCAGGCAACGGGATGCATATGCATTTCTCGGTGCTGGATGCGGCGGGCAAGAACGTCTTTGACAATGGTGGCGAAGAAGGCACCGAGACCCTGCATCAGGCGGTCGCAGGCTGCCTCGCGGCGATGCCGGCCTCCACCCTGCTGTTTGCGCCCCATGCCAACAGCTATCGCCGGATGGTGCCGGGCAATCACGCGCCTACCTCTGTCTGCTGGGCCTATGAGAACCGCACCGCAGCGGTCCGCATCCCCGGCGGGCCCTATGCCGCGCGGCGGATCGAACATCGCGTGGCGGGCGGGGATATCAACCCCTACCTGACCTTCGCGGGCATTCTGGGCGCCGCGATCACCGGGATCGAGGAAGGCATGAGCCCGCCCGAGCCGATGCAGGGCAATGCTTATGACCTCGACCTGCCCCAACTCGCCCCCGATTGGGAAAACGCGATCGACCGCTTCGAGGCGGACCCGCTGATGCGCGCGATCTTCCCCGAGGGGTTGATCACCAATCTGGTCTTGACCAAGCGGCAGGAGCTGCGCCTGATGGCAGATATACCGCAGGAGCAGCATTGGAAAACCTATGTCAACGCGGTGTGA
- a CDS encoding DUF2842 domain-containing protein, with protein sequence MSKLSYKARRRWALIILLVALPVYVIVAVNLTDWLRARYDGLGILTELLVFVGLGILWIVPLKPVFLGIGQADPDAPPEDRDA encoded by the coding sequence ATGTCAAAGCTGAGCTACAAAGCCCGCCGCCGCTGGGCGCTGATCATTCTGCTAGTGGCCCTGCCGGTCTATGTGATCGTGGCGGTGAACCTGACCGACTGGCTGCGCGCGCGGTATGACGGGCTTGGCATCCTGACCGAATTGCTGGTCTTCGTTGGTCTGGGCATCCTGTGGATCGTTCCGCTGAAGCCGGTCTTTCTGGGGATTGGTCAGGCCGACCCGGATGCGCCGCCTGAAGACCGAGACGCCTAA
- a CDS encoding adenylosuccinate synthase produces MANVVVVGAQWGDEGKGKIVDWLSERADVIARFQGGHNAGHTLVIDGKVYKLHALPSGVVRGGKLSVIGNGVVLDPWHLLSEIATIREQGVEITPETLMIAENTPLILPIHGELDRAREEAASKGTKIGTTGRGIGPAYEDKVGRRSVRVADLADAATLEARVDRALQHHDPLRKGLGIEPIDRDALIAQLQDIAPEILRYAAPVWKVLNEKRKAGKRILFEGAQGALLDIDFGTYPFVTSSNVIAGQAATGVGIGPGSIDYVLGIVKAYTTRVGEGPFPTELEDEDGQRLGERGHEFGTTTGRKRRCGWFDAALVRQTCATSGVTGISLTKLDVLDGFETLKICVGYELDGQQMDYLPTAADQQARCTPVYEEMPGWSETTEGARSWADLPANAIKYVRRVEELIQCPVALLSTSPERDDTILVTDPFAD; encoded by the coding sequence ATGGCGAATGTGGTGGTCGTGGGCGCCCAGTGGGGCGACGAGGGCAAGGGCAAGATCGTGGACTGGCTCAGTGAGCGGGCCGATGTGATCGCGCGGTTCCAGGGCGGGCACAATGCCGGGCACACGCTGGTGATCGACGGCAAGGTGTACAAGCTGCATGCGCTGCCCTCTGGCGTCGTGCGCGGAGGCAAGCTCTCGGTTATCGGCAACGGGGTTGTTCTTGACCCCTGGCACCTGCTGAGCGAGATCGCCACCATTCGCGAACAAGGGGTGGAGATCACGCCCGAGACGCTGATGATCGCCGAAAACACGCCGCTCATCCTTCCCATTCATGGCGAGCTGGATCGCGCGCGCGAAGAGGCCGCCAGCAAGGGCACCAAGATCGGCACCACCGGGCGCGGCATCGGGCCGGCCTATGAGGACAAGGTGGGCCGCCGGTCGGTACGTGTGGCCGACCTGGCCGATGCGGCCACGCTGGAGGCGCGGGTGGACCGCGCGCTTCAACACCACGACCCGCTGCGCAAGGGGCTGGGGATCGAGCCCATCGACCGCGACGCGCTGATCGCGCAGTTGCAGGACATCGCCCCGGAGATTTTGCGCTATGCTGCCCCGGTCTGGAAAGTGCTCAACGAAAAGCGCAAGGCGGGCAAGCGTATCCTCTTCGAAGGGGCGCAGGGCGCGTTGCTGGATATCGACTTCGGCACCTACCCGTTCGTGACTTCCTCCAACGTCATCGCGGGCCAGGCCGCTACGGGCGTGGGGATCGGGCCGGGCTCGATCGATTATGTTCTGGGCATCGTGAAAGCCTATACCACCCGCGTCGGTGAAGGCCCCTTCCCCACCGAGCTGGAAGATGAAGACGGTCAGCGGCTGGGCGAGCGCGGGCATGAGTTTGGCACCACGACGGGCCGCAAGCGGCGCTGCGGGTGGTTTGATGCCGCGCTGGTGCGCCAGACCTGCGCCACCTCGGGCGTGACCGGCATTTCGCTGACCAAGCTCGATGTGCTCGACGGGTTCGAGACGCTCAAGATCTGCGTAGGGTATGAGTTGGACGGCCAGCAGATGGATTACCTGCCCACCGCCGCCGACCAACAGGCCCGCTGCACGCCGGTCTACGAGGAAATGCCGGGCTGGTCCGAGACCACCGAAGGCGCACGAAGCTGGGCCGACCTGCCTGCAAATGCGATCAAATACGTGCGCCGGGTCGAAGAGTTGATCCAGTGCCCGGTCGCGCTACTGTCCACCTCACCCGAAAGGGACGACACCATCCTTGTCACCGATCCGTTTGCCGACTGA
- the secG gene encoding preprotein translocase subunit SecG — MENVVLIIHLLLALALIGVVLLQRSEGGGLGMGGGGGAISGRAAATALGKMTWLLAAAFICTSITLTIIAAKNSAGSSVLDRITDAPVQQEADPALPDTGDSLLPPSADENAPLVPTAE, encoded by the coding sequence ATGGAAAACGTTGTCCTGATCATCCACCTTCTTCTGGCTCTCGCCCTTATTGGCGTGGTGCTTTTGCAGCGCTCGGAGGGCGGTGGCCTTGGCATGGGCGGCGGCGGCGGGGCCATTTCGGGCCGGGCCGCGGCCACAGCACTGGGCAAGATGACCTGGCTGCTGGCGGCTGCGTTTATCTGCACCTCGATCACGCTGACGATCATTGCGGCCAAGAACTCGGCAGGCAGTTCGGTGCTTGACCGGATCACCGACGCGCCCGTGCAGCAAGAGGCCGATCCGGCACTGCCGGATACCGGCGACAGCCTGCTGCCGCCTTCAGCGGATGAAAACGCGCCGCTCGTGCCAACCGCAGAGTAA